In one Epinephelus lanceolatus isolate andai-2023 chromosome 19, ASM4190304v1, whole genome shotgun sequence genomic region, the following are encoded:
- the ntmt1 gene encoding N-terminal Xaa-Pro-Lys N-methyltransferase 1, protein MGDIVEDEASFYSNAEDYWREVPPTVDGMLGGYGSISSIDINGSKAFLQKFLGEGEGKTGTGCALDCGAGIGRITKRLLLPLFKTVDLVDVTQEFLDKAKTYLGDEGKRVGNYLCCGLQDFVPESGRYDVIWIQWVIGHLTDDHLVDFLQRCQKALRPNGLIVIKDNVSYEGVVPDEVDSSVCRDLEIVHSLVARAGLRIIHEEQQVNFPKEIYQVYTLALR, encoded by the exons ATGGGTGACATAGTAGAAGATGAGGCAAGCTTCTACTCTAATGCAGAGGACTACTGGAGGGAGGTCCCCCCCACAGTGGATGGCATGCTGGGAGGCTATGGCAGCATCTCCAGTATCGATATCAATGGATCCAAGGCTTTCCTGCAGAAGTTCCTTGGT GAAGGTGAAGGGAAGACGGGTACGGGCTGTGCTCTGGACTGTGGAGCAGGTATTGGTAGGATCACCAAACGGTTACTGCTGCCTCTGTTCAAGACCGTGGACCTCGTGGACGTGACGCAGGAGTTTCTGGACAAAGCCAAGACATACCTGGGAGATGAGGGCAAGAGAGTGGGGAACTATCTCTGCTGCGGCCTGCAGGACTTTGTACCAGAGAGTGGACGCTATGATGTCATCTGGATCCAGTGGGTCATTG GCCACCTAACAGACGACCACCTGGTGGACTTCCTGCAACGTTGCCAGAAAGCGCTGCGGCCCAATGGCCTCATCGTCATCAAGGACAATGTGTCATATGAGGGCGTGGTCCCCGATGAGGTGGACAGTAGTGTCTGCCGCGACCTGGAAATAGTTCACAGTCTGGTGGCCAGAGCAGGCCTCCGTATCATCCACGAGGAGCAACAAGTGAACTTCCCAAAGGAGATCTACCAGGTCTACACACTGGCTCTCAGATAG